AGAGAATAACTCCAATCAAATTTATGTCTTCCACAATTTTCCAGAGCGTTTGACGCAGATTCTgtcctttttctcttaaCTTATACGGTGGTAACGTTCCGTTGCGCCAGCCAATGTACTGAGCATATGCATAAGGAAGAACCAACATCAATGTGGAGAAGGGCACGATAATGCAGAAGATTCCGTAGCCCCAACGCCAATTGTATGGCGTAGTATGACCAGCCACCGAGCTAACGATGTTTCCGCTTACCCATGTGTTTATAATCACCGGAATCAGGAATATGTTCATTGCAAACGTACGATCCCTCAATCCAGATAAATCTCCTGTCAGTGCTGTGGCAAGGAGACGAAATCCAGAATAACCGAACTGTTGTATAACAATACCTGCGAAAAGTCCTGCAAAGGTTGGAGTGGCGGCAGAAATAATTTCACCCACAGTATAGAGCACGAGCGCAAACATCCAGCATTCTATACGCCCAAATCGGTCCGACATACGTGCGTATGGCACAGCGACAACAGAAGCTACTATGGATTTGACGGTATTGATTGATCCAACTTGCGAATGCTTCCCAAAGCTGTTGGCAGCGTACGTTTGTATCGATTGCGAAATCTGCCCTCCAAGTCCAGTACAGTAGCCCTGCAGAAACAGGGCTACTAGTAGAGTTATCTTCAGTGAGTTGAACGTGATTCCAAAAGCTGTGAAGGAGCCATAGTCCGACACTACCTTGTTAACAGCATCTATACGATGCAAGCCAGACTTGGTAGACCTATTGATATCGGTTCCTGCCTTTTCGCTGTAGCATACAGTGCTTTTATCGTCCAAGTTTCCATTTCTAGACGCATCTGTCTCCATCTTATCCGGGGAAATATTCGCAAGTACTGTTTTCTATATAATCCTTCTGCCAGGTCCTCTGGCATCACTTCCTTTTAAACAAGTAATTTCCATTATGCCTAGCACCTGCTCTTGGCCTCTCAAAAACCACAGAGAGGGTGCAATTGGGAATCATGACAGTCTCTATAGCACTATTACTTTTGTATCACTTTTGGGTGCAATTTATAGTTTGAACAAGTTCTTGCTTGCAGCTAACTCAGGGCCAATGCCAATTCTCGCCTGGTCACACAGCCCTGTTTCCGATCTGAAAATTAAGACCTTATAATCTGTAGGAACCCTTTCGTTTCACGATTGAAAACCATGTGTTCTTGTTTGATATACAGAATACAAGCAACTTATACGAAAAAACGGACTCACTTTGAGTTTTAGGGCCCCAATAAGgcaaatagaaaaaagaaaagatatgaATATAATAGAGTAGATATATGTTGTCATGTGATCTTAAACATTGTGTAACTTGTGGTTTATCTGTTATAATATCTCGATTGAAGTGAAACTATTACAGCGTAAGCAAATATATCTATTAAATTTTAATAAATAGTCAACGTAATGCAACAACGCTTGTCAGTTCATGTCTCTTTCTGAACTTCAAGGCTTTTTACTCCAGAGATCTAAAACAGAGTCTGGTCCTTGACATCGATGCCATCACTGaatgatttcttcaagCTGAATCAAGGTTTAGCATCTCGACTATAGAAACCGGTATTaggttcttctttattccATTGCATAAATGTTTTGCTACAATCTTTATGAAACAACGCGATAGCTCTcaagaatttctttctctcttACAGAGTCTCTACCTAAGATCTTCTTGAATACAACGTAATTGTTTACGAGCTCTACGTCtccgttttttttttcaataggTAGGTTATTTAGACTAATTGAATAAATTTCACTGCTGGCAAGGATGCAGTAAAAGCGTAAATTAACAtagtaaaagaaagataaacATCGTTACTATTCTAGGTGCaagtaaaataaaagtaaagagaagtatatattttgttcGTCGCACTCGTCAATCATTCAGATATGTAAATTCTGCCCTCCCATGGCTTCAATGTTCTGGAAGATGCATCAACTTCCTTCTTTGGATAGTTTCCAAACTCCAATTTAAACGAGGGGCTATCATTTGGAATCGTGAACTCTATACTATCAGAGCTAAAGTTCAAAGCAGCaaacaatttcttgttGTCGTACTTCTTTGTGAAGCTGAAAAGCTTTTTGTTGTCCAAATCAATAAACTCAAAATCATAACCGTACACAGTAATGTCCTTGTGCGCCTTTCTGAATTTCAAGGCCTCCTTCCAGAAGTTCAAAACTGAGTTCGGATCCTTGGCTTCATCTTCGGCGTTGATGCCTTCTCTGAAAGACTCATTCAAGTAAAACCATGGCTTAGCATCCGGCCCGGAGAACCCTGCGTTCGGTTCTTCACCAGTCCATTGCATTGGGGTTCTGGCATGGTCTCTGGAAATAAGAGCAAGGGCTTCTAaaaacttcttcatctCCTTTGAGTTCTCCCCGTGCTCTTCCTTAATCGCCTTGTAGTTGTTTTTGACTTCAACATCCTCGTACTTCTCAACCGGCcagtttttgaagttaattTGGCCTAGCTCTTGTCCTTGGTACACATACAGAGTACCGGTCAAAGCACTCAGCATCACAGACAGCAACTTGCCGGAAATGACGCGGTTCTTTGGGGAATCGTCACCAAATCTCGTAATCGAACGAGGTTGGTCGTGGTTTTCGAGATAAATTGTTGACCAACAGTCAGTCCCGTTAACGTATCTGAACAATTCAGCTAACGCAACCTTCCAATCCTTCAATTCAAATGGGATCAAATTTTGACGGAACTTGGGCGAAGTCCCAACATCAGTGTGGGAAAAGTTGAATAACTCACTAAGCTCGTGTCTTGAAGCACTAGTATACAACCTCTTGGCCTCGTCGGATGCATGCTGCATCTCTCCAACCGTCATAATCTCCCTACCATCTTTGACTCTCTCTCTCATGAACTTGTTCATCTCTTGGTGGAACTCGTGAATACGTGGTCCGTTCATTGTGAAAGGGTCACTGGGTTGCCACATCGTGTTCTCGTCAATCACAGGCGCATCAGGCAAGCCTACAACCTTGGAGTACAAGCTCCCCACATCAATCCTAAAACCGTCGACACCATGGTCTAGCCAATATCCAACAGCACTTTCGTAGATTGCCTTTCTGCAGTCTTCGTTTTCCCAATTAAGATCAGGTTGGGTGGAGCAGAATAAACGCAAGTAAAATTCTTGCGTCTTTTCGTCGAATGTCCACGCGGACCCACCGAAGTACGACCTCCAGTTGTTTGGAGGGATTGGCTTGCCTTCGGCGTCGAAACCCTTGGGAGGTCTCCAGAAGAACCAATCACGCTTTGGATTGGTCTTGGAAGATCTACTCTCCTTGAACCATTCGTGTTCGCTGG
This genomic window from Saccharomyces mikatae IFO 1815 strain IFO1815 genome assembly, chromosome: 9 contains:
- the IMA3 gene encoding oligo-1,6-glucosidase IMA3, whose amino-acid sequence is MTISSAHPETEPKWWKEATVYQIYPASFKDSNNDGWGDMKGIASKLEYIKELGADAIWISPFYDSPQDDMGYDIANYEKVWPTYGTNEDCFALIEKTHKLGMKFITDLVINHCSSEHEWFKESRSSKTNPKRDWFFWRPPKGFDAEGKPIPPNNWRSYFGGSAWTFDEKTQEFYLRLFCSTQPDLNWENEDCRKAIYESAVGYWLDHGVDGFRIDVGSLYSKVVGLPDAPVIDENTMWQPSDPFTMNGPRIHEFHQEMNKFMRERVKDGREIMTVGEMQHASDEAKRLYTSASRHELSELFNFSHTDVGTSPKFRQNLIPFELKDWKVALAELFRYVNGTDCWSTIYLENHDQPRSITRFGDDSPKNRVISGKLLSVMLSALTGTLYVYQGQELGQINFKNWPVEKYEDVEVKNNYKAIKEEHGENSKEMKKFLEALALISRDHARTPMQWTGEEPNAGFSGPDAKPWFYLNESFREGINAEDEAKDPNSVLNFWKEALKFRKAHKDITVYGYDFEFIDLDNKKLFSFTKKYDNKKLFAALNFSSDSIEFTIPNDSPSFKLEFGNYPKKEVDASSRTLKPWEGRIYISE